The Mesobacillus jeotgali genome window below encodes:
- a CDS encoding Na(+)/H(+) antiporter subunit C, protein MEILMAFLIGILFMTATYLMLSKSLLRIIIGTGLLSHGAHLLLLTMGGLKRGAAPLLGEHAPSYVDPLPQALILTAIVISFGVTAFFLVLAYRAYQELGTDNMDRLRGKEGHE, encoded by the coding sequence ATGGAAATTTTAATGGCTTTTCTAATAGGAATCTTATTTATGACAGCCACTTATCTCATGCTTTCGAAAAGCTTGCTCAGAATCATCATCGGAACAGGGCTATTGAGTCACGGCGCCCATCTACTCCTGCTTACAATGGGAGGGTTAAAAAGAGGTGCTGCTCCCCTCCTGGGGGAACATGCTCCATCCTATGTCGATCCGCTGCCACAGGCGTTGATTCTGACAGCGATCGTCATCAGCTTTGGCGTCACGGCATTCTTCCTGGTTTTGGCGTACCGTGCCTACCAGGAGCTTGGAACCGATAATATGGATCGCTTGAGAGGAAAGGAAGGACATGAATAA
- a CDS encoding Na+/H+ antiporter subunit D → MNNLIILPILIPLITGVVLIFFSKNIMAQRWISAISGLITIVASFMLANHVYRNGIQTMDLSNWEAPYGITLVSDMLSSLLVLTTSIIAFASLFYSFKSIGQARERFFYYPVVNFLIVGVNGAFTTGDIFNLFVFFEVMLMSSYVLLVLGGTKIQLRESIKYILVNVISSALFVIAVAYLYSVVGTLNMAHISVRLSEVGSAGIITVIAILFLIVFGLKGAIFPLYFWLPGSYYAPPAPVMALFGALLTKVGVYSITRTYTLFFYHDAGYTHQLLQILAVMTIIAGVIGALAYTDIKKIIIYNIIVAVGVILFGVSVLTPESLTGSVFYLIHDMNIKATLFLLIGIIIIITGTSDLEKISGLINRYPALGWTFFVATAALAGIPPLSGFAGKLMIVRSGFETENYIGAFVVLMSSLLVLFSVMRIFIRGFWGTPRAFKNEDEAPVKWLLAAPAILTVFAVLYGFGTEAIYPVISTAAETLANPEIYINAVLKE, encoded by the coding sequence ATGAATAATCTAATTATCTTACCTATCTTGATTCCTCTGATTACAGGGGTTGTACTTATTTTTTTCAGTAAAAACATCATGGCCCAGCGTTGGATTTCAGCGATAAGCGGATTGATCACGATTGTTGCTTCTTTCATGCTGGCAAACCATGTTTATCGGAATGGCATCCAGACTATGGATCTCAGCAACTGGGAAGCACCATATGGTATCACGCTTGTATCGGACATGCTTTCTTCCCTGCTTGTTTTGACGACAAGCATTATCGCTTTCGCGTCCTTGTTTTACTCCTTCAAATCAATAGGACAGGCACGTGAAAGGTTTTTCTACTATCCGGTCGTCAACTTTTTGATTGTTGGCGTCAACGGGGCATTTACGACAGGTGATATTTTCAACTTGTTTGTATTTTTCGAAGTGATGCTGATGTCATCATATGTATTGCTTGTTCTGGGCGGGACGAAAATCCAGCTCCGCGAATCGATTAAATACATACTCGTGAACGTCATTTCGTCAGCACTATTCGTCATTGCTGTAGCCTATTTATATTCAGTCGTAGGCACCCTGAATATGGCGCATATTTCAGTAAGGCTTAGCGAGGTTGGAAGTGCAGGAATCATCACAGTCATCGCTATCCTGTTCCTGATTGTCTTCGGATTAAAAGGTGCGATCTTCCCGCTTTATTTCTGGCTGCCTGGTTCGTATTACGCGCCGCCAGCACCTGTTATGGCGCTGTTCGGGGCATTGTTGACCAAGGTCGGCGTATATTCAATCACAAGGACCTATACATTATTCTTTTACCATGATGCAGGCTATACGCATCAATTGCTGCAAATCCTTGCTGTCATGACAATCATTGCCGGTGTCATTGGCGCTCTCGCTTATACTGATATCAAAAAAATCATTATCTACAACATTATCGTTGCAGTCGGTGTCATCCTGTTCGGCGTATCTGTCCTGACACCCGAATCACTCACTGGCTCAGTCTTTTACTTGATTCATGACATGAACATAAAAGCGACGCTATTCTTGTTGATCGGGATTATCATCATTATCACTGGAACGAGCGACCTTGAAAAAATCAGTGGGTTGATCAACAGGTACCCTGCACTTGGGTGGACATTCTTCGTTGCCACAGCAGCGCTTGCGGGAATTCCGCCGCTCAGCGGTTTCGCAGGCAAACTGATGATTGTCCGTTCTGGTTTTGAAACAGAAAACTATATCGGTGCTTTTGTTGTACTAATGTCAAGCTTGCTTGTACTGTTTTCAGTCATGAGAATCTTCATCAGAGGCTTCTGGGGAACGCCAAGAGCCTTTAAGAATGAAGATGAAGCACCTGTAAAATGGCTGCTTGCAGCACCAGCTATTCTCACCGTGTTTGCTGTTTTATATGGGTTCGGAACTGAGGCAATTTATCCGGTTATCTCAACAGCCGCCGAAACTCTTGCCAATCCGGAAATCTACATTAATGCTGTTTTAAAGGAGTGA
- a CDS encoding Na+/H+ antiporter subunit E translates to MAFQILLNFILAFVWMFLKTSYSPASFFVGYFFGLLIIYIFRRFFTSRFYLLRVSAVLNLIYIFTLELILSNISVLKAVLRPKLNIKPGIFAFPTELKEDWEITMLANLITLTPGTLVVDISPDNRILYVHAMDISDADEAIQSIKNTFEKAIMEVSR, encoded by the coding sequence ATGGCTTTTCAAATCTTGCTGAATTTCATTCTGGCCTTTGTCTGGATGTTCCTTAAGACATCCTATTCCCCGGCCTCCTTTTTCGTCGGGTATTTCTTTGGCCTGCTCATCATTTATATATTCCGGCGCTTCTTCACTTCACGGTTCTATTTATTGAGAGTTAGCGCCGTATTGAACTTGATATATATATTCACTTTGGAACTGATTCTTTCGAATATATCAGTTTTAAAGGCTGTACTTAGGCCTAAGCTTAATATCAAACCAGGCATCTTCGCATTCCCAACAGAATTGAAGGAAGACTGGGAAATTACCATGCTCGCAAACTTGATCACTTTGACTCCGGGAACCCTCGTCGTCGATATTTCACCTGACAACAGGATATTGTATGTTCATGCGATGGATATCAGCGATGCGGATGAAGCGATCCAGAGTATCAAAAATACGTTTGAGAAAGCGATTATGGAGGTGAGCCGATAA
- a CDS encoding Na(+)/H(+) antiporter subunit F1 produces the protein MWISITFISLAMIGLIYRVIKGPTVADRVVALDAIGISLVSVVALVSVFLETSAFLDIILLIGILAFIGTVAFSKFLEKGEIMEYDRNGDR, from the coding sequence ATGTGGATTTCAATTACCTTCATATCTCTTGCAATGATCGGCCTGATCTACCGTGTGATCAAGGGTCCGACTGTGGCTGACCGGGTAGTCGCCCTTGACGCAATCGGCATCAGTCTCGTTTCTGTGGTTGCTCTAGTATCCGTGTTTCTTGAAACGAGTGCTTTCCTGGATATCATCCTGTTGATTGGTATCCTGGCATTCATTGGGACAGTTGCCTTTTCAAAATTCCTTGAGAAGGGAGAAATCATGGAATATGACAGAAATGGAGATCGTTAA
- the mnhG gene encoding monovalent cation/H(+) antiporter subunit G, protein MTEMEIVKFFAGLFILIGAFLSLVTAFGLIRLPDVYTRNHAASKSATMGVMLVLLGTFIYFWFIEHHFNSRLLLGVLFIFLTSPVAGHLIARAAYNSGVKLSDRTVQDDLAKARKKMKAEEHLK, encoded by the coding sequence ATGACAGAAATGGAGATCGTTAAGTTTTTTGCAGGATTGTTCATCCTGATCGGAGCATTCCTAAGTCTTGTGACAGCCTTTGGGCTGATCAGGCTTCCCGACGTTTATACAAGGAACCACGCAGCATCGAAAAGTGCCACCATGGGAGTCATGCTCGTATTGCTGGGTACCTTTATATACTTCTGGTTTATTGAACATCATTTCAATTCCCGATTATTGCTGGGAGTTCTGTTCATCTTCCTGACCTCTCCTGTTGCAGGACATCTGATTGCGAGGGCCGCCTATAACAGCGGAGTTAAGCTGTCAGACCGGACAGTCCAGGACGACCTTGCAAAAGCACGGAAAAAGATGAAAGCTGAAGAACATTTAAAATAA
- a CDS encoding FAD-dependent monooxygenase — MNDARISIVGGGISGLSTAIALQRIGMQAEVYEKEKKILEPDTGIILSGNAIRAFYIMGLGSKLRECGLDADGCLLKSDSGKTIAEFDYHAPSHIPNYLFIHRSELHRILADALLPGSFHLDKHMIDFKTDESMTLFFEDGTLVESDCLISCDGAASQVRKKLFPDSSLVYSGFSCWRGILEDPPMKVEAYTETWGPRGRFGIAPLTDNQVFWYALKKSSTENSDMQEWSPIDLLFNYFYYHEPIQEILENTPPDHIIYDNLYELKPLTPHHTGKILLLGDSAHASMPNIGQGASQAAEDAVYLAKWIRTEETIDKAFSQYETHRQERMKLIKEEMKLYGLAARIDFPGLCSLRNKLLQMTPSSYHNARLRNVVEIEGDMDSLYLE, encoded by the coding sequence ATGAACGATGCAAGAATCTCAATTGTCGGCGGCGGAATCAGCGGGTTAAGTACAGCGATTGCTCTTCAAAGAATAGGAATGCAGGCAGAGGTGTATGAAAAAGAGAAAAAGATACTTGAACCTGATACCGGCATCATCCTAAGCGGCAATGCCATTCGGGCCTTCTACATCATGGGGTTGGGATCCAAATTGCGTGAGTGCGGATTAGATGCTGACGGCTGTTTGCTAAAATCTGATTCTGGCAAGACCATCGCTGAGTTCGACTATCATGCACCATCTCACATCCCAAATTATCTTTTCATCCACCGCTCTGAACTTCATAGAATTTTGGCAGATGCACTCCTTCCTGGTTCCTTTCATTTGGATAAGCATATGATTGATTTTAAAACAGATGAGAGTATGACATTATTTTTCGAAGACGGCACCCTGGTTGAATCAGACTGCCTTATTAGCTGCGACGGTGCAGCTTCACAGGTCCGAAAAAAGCTGTTTCCAGACAGCAGCCTGGTGTATTCCGGTTTCTCGTGTTGGAGAGGCATTTTAGAAGATCCGCCAATGAAGGTGGAAGCCTATACGGAGACCTGGGGACCGAGGGGAAGATTCGGGATTGCTCCGTTAACAGATAATCAAGTGTTTTGGTACGCATTGAAAAAATCCTCTACAGAAAACAGCGACATGCAAGAATGGTCCCCTATCGATTTACTGTTCAACTATTTCTACTATCATGAACCCATACAGGAAATTTTGGAAAACACCCCTCCTGACCATATCATTTACGACAACTTATATGAATTGAAGCCTTTAACACCTCATCATACGGGAAAAATCCTGCTGCTCGGCGATTCAGCACACGCATCCATGCCCAATATAGGCCAGGGAGCATCACAGGCCGCTGAAGATGCTGTATACCTTGCAAAATGGATCAGGACCGAAGAAACCATTGATAAAGCTTTCTCACAATACGAAACACACAGACAGGAGCGCATGAAACTTATTAAAGAGGAAATGAAACTATACGGATTGGCAGCGCGGATTGATTTCCCCGGTCTTTGCTCGCTCCGTAACAAACTACTGCAGATGACACCCTCTTCCTATCATAATGCCAGGCTGCGGAACGTAGTTGAGATCGAAGGAGATATGGATAGTTTGTATTTAGAGTGA
- a CDS encoding hotdog fold thioesterase, protein MELNNTLLGSLGIEITDLQKGKVVATMPVDDRTRQPFGLLHGGASVALAETVASVGAFELVDKENEVVVGLEINANHIKAKREGVVTAVGTVLHQGKTTMVWDIKITDEEENLVCISRCTIAVIKRRK, encoded by the coding sequence TTGGAACTTAATAACACACTGCTTGGCTCACTGGGAATAGAAATAACAGACCTGCAAAAGGGAAAGGTTGTCGCTACAATGCCTGTCGATGACCGGACAAGGCAGCCATTCGGCCTTTTGCATGGAGGAGCCTCTGTAGCACTGGCTGAGACAGTCGCCAGCGTTGGAGCATTCGAACTGGTCGATAAGGAAAACGAAGTAGTCGTCGGCCTCGAAATCAACGCCAACCATATAAAGGCAAAAAGAGAAGGTGTAGTCACAGCTGTCGGAACCGTCCTCCATCAGGGAAAAACAACCATGGTTTGGGATATAAAAATCACCGATGAAGAAGAAAACCTTGTTTGCATTTCAAGATGCACAATCGCCGTCATAAAACGCAGAAAATGA
- a CDS encoding asparagine synthase: MNRVREGMIPAVLGTAVTAAGYAMKQNRKIDKMVSNTIFGFGLAHIVLGAIDLVEHRNEF, from the coding sequence ATGAACCGAGTTCGTGAAGGCATGATTCCTGCGGTGCTAGGAACGGCAGTGACAGCAGCAGGTTACGCTATGAAACAAAATCGTAAAATCGATAAAATGGTTTCCAACACCATTTTCGGTTTTGGATTGGCCCATATCGTTCTGGGTGCGATTGACCTAGTCGAGCACCGAAACGAGTTTTAG
- a CDS encoding DedA family protein, producing the protein MDLDLVIHVIEDNGYFGLFFWLWFGVFIIPVPNEVILMTVGLASAKGALNPMLAFLVTYMGISAAFTSSYLLGRIIGRRVLRLLKKKKRFGNSIETAMKLMEKYHAFSLSLSCFAPGIRYVLPMMYGFSRLPFKTFAIFAYSGAFVWVSIIFVLGYLFGDKMDIIMKYNKEAWLAIIGFAFITLVIFLRRRKIKNAIVPEEVVLQERQHK; encoded by the coding sequence ATGGACCTGGACCTGGTTATCCATGTTATTGAAGATAATGGCTATTTCGGGTTGTTTTTTTGGCTATGGTTCGGGGTTTTCATTATTCCTGTTCCCAATGAGGTTATCCTGATGACTGTGGGCCTCGCTTCGGCTAAAGGGGCATTGAACCCAATGCTCGCATTTTTGGTCACGTATATGGGGATTTCTGCAGCCTTTACCTCAAGCTATTTGCTGGGAAGAATAATAGGAAGAAGAGTGCTTCGGTTATTGAAGAAAAAGAAGCGATTCGGCAATTCAATTGAAACTGCGATGAAGCTAATGGAGAAGTACCATGCTTTTTCCTTATCGTTAAGCTGCTTTGCTCCAGGAATCAGATATGTGCTGCCAATGATGTATGGCTTCAGCAGGCTCCCATTCAAAACCTTTGCTATTTTTGCCTATAGCGGCGCTTTCGTGTGGGTCTCCATCATTTTTGTGCTAGGCTATCTATTTGGAGACAAGATGGACATAATCATGAAGTACAACAAAGAAGCCTGGCTGGCAATCATCGGTTTCGCGTTCATCACCCTTGTTATCTTCCTCCGCCGGAGAAAAATAAAGAATGCAATTGTGCCTGAAGAAGTGGTCCTGCAGGAAAGGCAGCATAAATAA
- a CDS encoding sulfite oxidase-like oxidoreductase: MYFGKKRKKGPSDRVPPNQNVTTSFPVLHYGNVPYYKNLEEWNLKIFGLVEKEVILSYKELMALPQTTSGNDIHCVTGWSKLDNVWEGIATQEIAKLAMPTEAAKYVILHAEENWTTNLPIEDFLKETSLLAHSHNGAELTPEHGYPLRAVIPHLYFWKSAKWVRGIEFSSENRPGFWEENGYHMYGNPWKEQRMTWD; the protein is encoded by the coding sequence ATGTATTTCGGAAAAAAACGAAAAAAGGGCCCTTCGGACAGAGTCCCGCCGAACCAAAATGTCACGACCTCTTTCCCTGTCCTGCATTATGGCAATGTGCCGTATTATAAGAATCTGGAAGAGTGGAACTTGAAGATTTTCGGTCTTGTAGAAAAAGAAGTGATTTTATCCTATAAAGAACTGATGGCCTTGCCGCAGACGACCTCTGGCAATGACATCCACTGTGTGACTGGCTGGTCCAAGCTTGATAATGTCTGGGAAGGAATTGCCACTCAGGAGATAGCTAAGCTTGCCATGCCAACGGAAGCAGCTAAATATGTCATTCTCCATGCTGAAGAAAATTGGACGACGAATCTGCCGATCGAGGATTTTCTAAAAGAAACGAGTCTGCTTGCCCATTCCCATAACGGGGCGGAGCTAACCCCGGAACATGGTTATCCATTGAGGGCGGTCATTCCGCATTTGTATTTTTGGAAGAGCGCAAAATGGGTCAGGGGCATTGAATTTTCATCTGAAAACCGGCCCGGTTTCTGGGAAGAAAATGGCTACCACATGTACGGAAACCCATGGAAGGAACAGCGGATGACCTGGGACTAG
- a CDS encoding Na+/H+ antiporter family protein: protein MNAVVIAVLAMLILSLLRVNVVLALIAGALIGGLTGGLSIEKTIEVFTGGLGGSAEVALSYALLGGFAVAISKTGLPNLIVDRMVGMIGKNGESKAKTYSKVIIVILILMMSIFSQNLIPIHIAFIPILIPPLLIIFNELKIDRRLIASVLTFGLTAPYILLPVGFGGIFHDILATNMADSGLDIDMGDIPTAMMLPVAGLVVGLLIAIFVSYRKPRIYQDHQVVQVEKSEYSKAGIIFSIIAIVAALAAQLYFGSMIIGALAGIIVVYGSGAIKWREADNLLTEGMKMMAFIGFVMLAAFGFADVLKETGHVETLVGQAADAIGNNKALGALAMLVVGLLVTMGIGSSFSTIPIIATIFVPLSLQLGFSPMATIAIVGTAAALGDAGSPASDSTLGPTAGLNADAQHNHIWDTVVPTFVHYNIPLIIFGWIAAMVL from the coding sequence ATGAATGCAGTTGTGATTGCTGTCCTGGCCATGCTGATCCTGAGCCTGCTTCGTGTCAATGTTGTACTGGCATTGATTGCTGGAGCGCTGATTGGCGGTTTGACTGGCGGCTTAAGTATAGAAAAGACGATTGAAGTATTTACTGGAGGGCTTGGAGGCAGTGCTGAGGTAGCGCTTAGTTACGCGCTGCTTGGGGGTTTCGCAGTTGCGATTTCCAAGACGGGCTTGCCCAATCTGATTGTTGACAGGATGGTCGGCATGATTGGCAAGAACGGAGAGTCGAAAGCCAAGACGTATTCTAAAGTGATTATAGTCATCCTGATCTTAATGATGTCGATTTTTTCGCAAAACTTGATTCCAATCCATATCGCGTTTATACCAATTTTGATTCCGCCGTTGTTGATCATCTTCAACGAACTGAAAATCGATCGCCGTTTGATTGCGTCTGTCCTGACATTCGGCCTTACGGCGCCATATATTTTGCTGCCGGTAGGATTCGGCGGTATTTTCCACGATATCCTGGCTACGAACATGGCTGACAGCGGACTGGACATCGATATGGGCGATATCCCGACAGCGATGATGCTGCCTGTTGCTGGTCTTGTTGTTGGTTTGTTGATCGCCATCTTCGTATCTTACCGAAAGCCTAGAATCTATCAGGATCATCAAGTGGTCCAGGTTGAGAAAAGTGAGTATTCCAAAGCCGGAATCATTTTCTCAATCATTGCGATTGTCGCAGCGCTTGCTGCCCAGCTTTACTTTGGCTCAATGATCATCGGTGCACTCGCAGGTATCATTGTCGTGTACGGTAGCGGTGCGATCAAGTGGCGAGAAGCCGATAATCTTTTAACAGAAGGCATGAAGATGATGGCGTTCATTGGATTCGTCATGCTTGCTGCTTTCGGTTTCGCCGATGTCCTGAAGGAAACAGGCCACGTTGAAACACTAGTAGGGCAGGCTGCTGACGCAATTGGCAATAATAAAGCACTAGGAGCACTTGCGATGCTTGTTGTCGGACTGCTCGTCACTATGGGGATTGGCTCTTCATTCTCGACAATTCCGATCATCGCCACAATCTTTGTACCACTAAGCCTTCAGCTAGGATTCAGCCCGATGGCAACAATTGCGATTGTTGGAACGGCAGCTGCACTTGGAGACGCAGGTTCGCCTGCCTCTGACAGTACACTTGGACCGACCGCCGGTTTGAATGCTGATGCACAGCACAACCACATCTGGGACACGGTTGTTCCTACGTTTGTTCACTATAATATTCCGCTGATCATTTTCGGCTGGATCGCCGCAATGGTTTTATAG
- a CDS encoding leucyl aminopeptidase, with protein MFKVENQFNFSNSHECLVIGVFNKPSGLEGALGEADQLFDGQLTELVKSGDISTKKKAISKIHTFGKIGAKKVYFVGLGHEKEYNFESLRDAFGRLFKTAKQEKWTEAAVLLDTFTSEKVELNDAAHALGEAFPMATYEFEGYKQKSNEPEKRIESLTVYSADEEGEVEAAVEVGYIFGKGTNSARTLVNTPGNLLTATDMAEYALKLAEKYEFEAEILEKEEMEKLGMGALLAVNQGSTQPPKMIVLKYQGKEEWKDVIGLVGKGITFDTGGYSIKTKSGIVGMKSDMGGAAAVLGAMEIIGEIKPEQNVVAVIPSTDNMISGTAFKPDDVITSMSGKTIEVLNTDAEGRLVLADAMTYAKHHGADYLVDIATLTGGVITALGLHTSGALTNNEAFFEQVLEASYESGEPIWRLPLFQRDIERVRGSKIADLNNSPGAEGHAIMGGAFVGEFAEGTPWVHLDIAGTATTSKEYDLGPAGATGVMARTLALLVERFETSAEQE; from the coding sequence TTGTTTAAAGTGGAGAATCAATTTAATTTTTCAAACAGCCATGAGTGTCTGGTGATTGGCGTGTTCAACAAGCCGTCCGGTCTTGAAGGCGCCTTGGGAGAAGCCGACCAGCTTTTTGACGGACAGCTGACCGAACTGGTGAAAAGCGGTGATATTTCAACCAAGAAAAAAGCGATTTCCAAAATACATACTTTCGGTAAAATTGGTGCGAAAAAAGTTTATTTTGTCGGCCTTGGACATGAGAAGGAATATAATTTCGAATCATTAAGGGACGCATTTGGCCGCTTGTTCAAAACGGCAAAACAAGAAAAATGGACCGAAGCTGCCGTGCTTTTAGATACTTTTACAAGCGAGAAGGTTGAGCTTAATGATGCAGCGCATGCGCTAGGGGAAGCGTTCCCTATGGCCACGTATGAATTCGAAGGCTACAAGCAAAAGTCAAACGAGCCGGAAAAGCGGATCGAAAGCCTGACTGTATACAGTGCAGACGAAGAAGGCGAAGTGGAAGCAGCGGTTGAGGTTGGCTATATTTTTGGCAAAGGAACCAATTCGGCACGTACACTCGTGAATACTCCAGGAAACCTTTTGACTGCGACAGACATGGCTGAATATGCGCTGAAGCTGGCGGAGAAATACGAATTCGAAGCAGAAATTTTAGAAAAAGAAGAAATGGAAAAGCTAGGCATGGGCGCGCTTCTGGCAGTCAACCAGGGATCTACACAGCCGCCTAAGATGATTGTCCTGAAGTATCAGGGAAAAGAAGAATGGAAGGATGTAATCGGCCTTGTCGGCAAGGGTATCACCTTTGACACAGGGGGTTACTCAATCAAAACGAAGTCTGGCATCGTTGGCATGAAGTCCGATATGGGCGGCGCGGCAGCGGTACTTGGCGCAATGGAAATCATCGGTGAAATTAAGCCGGAGCAAAACGTAGTGGCGGTCATCCCATCGACAGATAATATGATCTCAGGTACAGCATTCAAGCCGGATGATGTCATTACATCCATGAGCGGAAAAACAATTGAAGTGTTGAACACAGATGCTGAAGGCCGACTTGTACTGGCAGACGCGATGACATACGCGAAGCATCATGGTGCGGACTATCTGGTGGATATTGCAACCCTGACAGGCGGTGTCATTACGGCGTTAGGGCTGCATACATCCGGAGCTTTGACGAACAATGAAGCGTTTTTTGAACAAGTGCTTGAGGCTTCATATGAATCAGGAGAGCCAATCTGGCGCCTGCCATTGTTCCAGCGTGACATTGAACGTGTCCGCGGCAGCAAGATCGCAGACCTGAATAATTCTCCTGGCGCTGAAGGCCATGCAATCATGGGTGGAGCGTTTGTCGGCGAATTCGCAGAAGGCACTCCATGGGTGCATCTGGACATCGCCGGAACAGCGACTACAAGTAAAGAGTATGACCTGGGACCAGCAGGCGCCACCGGCGTCATGGCCCGCACACTGGCATTGCTTGTCGAAAGATTCGAGACATCAGCTGAACAAGAATAA
- a CDS encoding DUF309 domain-containing protein produces the protein MTDYPAEYYEFFIKFNEGDYYTCHDLLEDMWMTDKGNLFLKGLLQMSVAIYHYSYGNVKGARLMMQAAHDYLQTYRPVYWGLDLEKVYPFIEECLSTFPAELDRVPYEDVAILPELPVLYLYLDD, from the coding sequence TTGACGGACTACCCAGCTGAATATTACGAGTTCTTTATTAAATTCAACGAAGGGGACTATTATACCTGCCATGACTTGCTTGAAGATATGTGGATGACCGACAAAGGCAATTTATTTTTAAAAGGACTGCTGCAGATGAGCGTCGCGATTTACCACTACAGTTATGGAAATGTGAAAGGAGCCCGGCTGATGATGCAGGCGGCTCACGACTATTTGCAAACGTACCGTCCTGTATACTGGGGACTTGATTTGGAAAAGGTCTATCCCTTCATCGAAGAGTGCCTGAGCACATTCCCAGCAGAGCTTGATCGGGTTCCGTATGAAGATGTTGCGATCCTGCCAGAGCTTCCGGTTTTATATTTGTATTTGGATGATTAA